The proteins below come from a single Orcinus orca chromosome 6, mOrcOrc1.1, whole genome shotgun sequence genomic window:
- the TMEM268 gene encoding transmembrane protein 268 isoform X1, translated as MGDGSAPALGQSCQLPSCPLQPPGWMRSCSAGEAELAAPGCTTALRRGSRNPAGSAMACEPQMDPGGAAGPLPTSSPGWSALPGGSPPGWGQELHNGQVLTVLRIDNTCAPISFDLGAAEEQLQTWGIQVPAEQYRSLAESALLEPQVRRYIIYNSRPMRLAFTVVFYVVVWANIYSTSQMFALGNHWVGVLLVTLAAMSLTLTLVLIFERHQRKANANTDLRLAAANGALLRHRVLLGVTDTVEGCQSVIQLWFVYFDLETCVQFLSDHVREMKTSQESLLRSRLSQLCVVMETGVSPTVAEGPENLLEEAPLLPSSPRPTERPLMQTELRQLIPEAEPEEMAQQLLAVFGGYYIRLLVTSQLPQALGTRHTDSPRIPCPCQLIEAHILGTGCCPFLAR; from the exons ATGGGTGATGGGTCAGCACCTGCCCTTGGCCAGTCTTGCCAACTGCCCTCGTGCCCTCTGCAGCCTCCAGGTTGGATGAGGAGCTGCAGC GCAGGCGAAGCTGAGCTGGCTGCTCCAGGATGCACCACAGCTCTGAGAAGGGGAAGCAGAAATCCTGCTGGCTCTGCTATGGCGTGTGAACCGCAGATGGACCCCGGCGGGGCGGCTGGCCCCttgcccacctcctcccctgggtggAGCGCCCTGCCTGGCGGGAGCCCTCCTGGCTGGGGGCAAG AGCTCCACAACGGCCAGGTCCTCACAGTTCTCCGGATTGACAATACCTGTGCACCCATCTCCTTCGATCTGGGAGCCGCCGAAGAACAACTGCAGACCTGGGGCATTCAG GTCCCGGCTGAGCAGTACAGGAGCCTGGCTGAGAGTGCCCTCCTGGAGCCCCAAGTGAGAAGATACATCATCTACAACTCGAGGCCTATGCGGCTGGCCTTCACTGTG GTGTTCTACGTGGTGGTATGGGCCAACATCTACTCCACCAGCCAGATGTTCGCCCTGGGGAACCACTGGGTGGGTGTGCTGCTCGTGACCCTGGCTGCCATGAGCCTGACCCTGACTCTTGTGCTCATTTTCGAGAGACACCAGAGGAAG GCCAACGCCAACACGGATCTGAGGCTGGCGGCTGCCAACGGAGCCCTCCTGAGACACCGGGTGCTGTTGGGGGTGACAGACACGGTGGAAGGCTGCCAGAGTGTGATTCAG CTCTGGTTCGTCTACTTCGACCTGGAGACCTGTGTGCAGTTTTTGTCCGACCATGTTCGAGAAATGAAGACGAGCCAAGAG TCCTTGCTGAGAAGCAGATTGAGCCAGCTGTGTGTTGTCATGGAGACTGGGGTGAGCCCCACGGTGGCCGAGGGGCCGGAGAACCTGCTGGAGGAAGCTCCTCTCCTGCCCAGCAGTCCTCGTCCCACGGAGAGGCCACTCATGCAGACCGAGCTTCGCCAGCTTATTCCTGAGGCTGAGCCGGAG GAAATGGCCCAGCAGCTGCTGGCAGTGTTTGGTGGCTACTACATCCGGCTCCTGGTGACCTCTCAGCTCCCCCAGGCATTGGGCACACGACACACAGACTCTCCAAGGATTCCATGCCCCTGCCAGCTCATAGAAGCCCACATCCTGGGCACAGGGTGCTGCCCATTCCTGGCCAGGTGA
- the TMEM268 gene encoding transmembrane protein 268 isoform X2, with product MACEPQMDPGGAAGPLPTSSPGWSALPGGSPPGWGQELHNGQVLTVLRIDNTCAPISFDLGAAEEQLQTWGIQVPAEQYRSLAESALLEPQVRRYIIYNSRPMRLAFTVVFYVVVWANIYSTSQMFALGNHWVGVLLVTLAAMSLTLTLVLIFERHQRKANANTDLRLAAANGALLRHRVLLGVTDTVEGCQSVIQLWFVYFDLETCVQFLSDHVREMKTSQESLLRSRLSQLCVVMETGVSPTVAEGPENLLEEAPLLPSSPRPTERPLMQTELRQLIPEAEPEEMAQQLLAVFGGYYIRLLVTSQLPQALGTRHTDSPRIPCPCQLIEAHILGTGCCPFLAR from the exons ATGGCGTGTGAACCGCAGATGGACCCCGGCGGGGCGGCTGGCCCCttgcccacctcctcccctgggtggAGCGCCCTGCCTGGCGGGAGCCCTCCTGGCTGGGGGCAAG AGCTCCACAACGGCCAGGTCCTCACAGTTCTCCGGATTGACAATACCTGTGCACCCATCTCCTTCGATCTGGGAGCCGCCGAAGAACAACTGCAGACCTGGGGCATTCAG GTCCCGGCTGAGCAGTACAGGAGCCTGGCTGAGAGTGCCCTCCTGGAGCCCCAAGTGAGAAGATACATCATCTACAACTCGAGGCCTATGCGGCTGGCCTTCACTGTG GTGTTCTACGTGGTGGTATGGGCCAACATCTACTCCACCAGCCAGATGTTCGCCCTGGGGAACCACTGGGTGGGTGTGCTGCTCGTGACCCTGGCTGCCATGAGCCTGACCCTGACTCTTGTGCTCATTTTCGAGAGACACCAGAGGAAG GCCAACGCCAACACGGATCTGAGGCTGGCGGCTGCCAACGGAGCCCTCCTGAGACACCGGGTGCTGTTGGGGGTGACAGACACGGTGGAAGGCTGCCAGAGTGTGATTCAG CTCTGGTTCGTCTACTTCGACCTGGAGACCTGTGTGCAGTTTTTGTCCGACCATGTTCGAGAAATGAAGACGAGCCAAGAG TCCTTGCTGAGAAGCAGATTGAGCCAGCTGTGTGTTGTCATGGAGACTGGGGTGAGCCCCACGGTGGCCGAGGGGCCGGAGAACCTGCTGGAGGAAGCTCCTCTCCTGCCCAGCAGTCCTCGTCCCACGGAGAGGCCACTCATGCAGACCGAGCTTCGCCAGCTTATTCCTGAGGCTGAGCCGGAG GAAATGGCCCAGCAGCTGCTGGCAGTGTTTGGTGGCTACTACATCCGGCTCCTGGTGACCTCTCAGCTCCCCCAGGCATTGGGCACACGACACACAGACTCTCCAAGGATTCCATGCCCCTGCCAGCTCATAGAAGCCCACATCCTGGGCACAGGGTGCTGCCCATTCCTGGCCAGGTGA